The Parambassis ranga chromosome 13, fParRan2.1, whole genome shotgun sequence genome contains the following window.
GAAACAGAAGGCAGCAGAGACGGTGTGGATGTCAGAGAggatctgcagcagcagggagggaaACAGGCCTGTGCTGCCGTACAGGCCGTTCACAAACAGGCTGCACAGGAACATGTACATGGGCTCATGCAAGctcctgttcacacagatcacCAGGATCAGCAGCACGTTGGCAGCAATGataaacacatacagacacataacAATCAGGAAGTACACATATTTAAGCAGCCCGGCGTCGAAGTAGGCAGCGAGTGTGAAAACTGAAACCTGCGTGGAGTTCATCATGATggttcacacacagcagtgcctCCTCACATGCTGATtcaaacagcagacacacaccacagtaCATGCGAGTTCAATgttggtgtgtggtgtgtgaccCCTTATCACTGATCCAGTCTGAGTCATTGCATGACTGAGCTGGacttttaaagacacacacagcagcactgtcacCTCATTAAGACTCCACTCAGTGATACAGTGTTATATCAGCAGGCCTTCAGAATGACGTCACTGTGGTGGAGGTCAGGGTggatggacacacagagaccctCTGTAAGGTCACCCACATGGGAcaggactcagctgttcacctccacagGGCTTGTTTTATGTGTCCAAAAATTAAACACATCATTTATTCTGTGCCACTGTGCCGTGCAACTCAGTGAGTGACAGGTGACAACAAGCGCTAACCACAATAAATCAATGACTAACACTGTCCGGCCAATAACATGATGCGGTTCACATGTGCTTACTTGTGCTTatccgacgtgtagagggtgaagaggaagggggccaggatggtcccctgaggggcacccgtgctacaggtgagcaggtcagacacacagttctgggctctcacaaactgtggtcggtttgtgaggtagtccctgatccactctgacagcaggtggtccacccctgtctgctccagtttgtccttcaggatcaccggctggatggtgttgaaagcactggaacaatcaaagaaggtgattctcacagtgcggccgggcttctccaggtgagaaagagctcggtgtagcaggaaggtgacagcacCTCAGGTCCACATACACagccagcccccctccttttcccttACCGCTGTCCGCCGTTCTGTCCGCCCGCAGCAGATGAAAGTTTTCCAGCAGAAGAGTAGAATCCGGGATGTTCTGTGTGAGCCAGGTctcggagaacagaaggacgcTGCTCTCCATGTACTCACGCTGATGGCGAGTTAATGCCgctagctcatccatcttattgggAAGAGAACTCACGTTTCCCATAGTGACGGTGAGGAGAACCAGATCCAGGGGAAACTAGTATGTGGTTTCCTTCCTGGCTGTGGAGCTCAcccaaacagtccacatgtgttttgtgaatTTGGAGAAGGCCTTGGACCATGTCCCTCGTGAAACtctgtgggaggtgctctgggagtacgGGGTCAGTGGCCCATTGCTAAGGACCGTCTGGgtcctgtatgaccggagcagaaGTTTAGTCCGCagtgccggcagtaagtcagacctttccctgctgcatgttggaTCCAGCAGGGCTGCCCTGTCACCGATTCTGTTCATAAGTTTcctggacagaatttctaggtgcAGAGGGGCGGCAGGGGGTCTGGTTTGGGAACCAcaggatgatgttgtcctgttggcttcatgtTGGTGGCTTACATATGAGTAAGACATCTGGACTGACTGATGTTCAGTGTTCACTTAAAATTCAACGTGGCTGTCATGAAAACTGATCAATGGTCCAATATTTATGagatgtgtatgtatgtgtctgaGCTCATTCAGCATATTCTAATGTACGAGTGACTTCAATGGTCAGCACATAGTCAAGGAACAGATGGTATTTTGATGGAAGTACTTAtagtgtttttaatgtgtcaCACACATCCTGGGCTGTTGTAAAGTAAGCTTCCACAAACATCCATGATGACTGTGGGTTttattcaacacacacattctgcagtGTTTTAGTACAAACTACACATCagcaaaaaacaaacttttacaCAGAATACGGATCTTTGACAGATTCAGGCCGTACACTAAAGGGTTAAAGAGGGGCTGTGCTGTGAGCCAGTACAGTGAAGCAAATATCCGTAACATGATGGGTAAGGAGCTCATATTAAACCTGCTCTGTATTAACTCAAAACTGGCTCCAAAGGAAAAATTCAGGACTGAGGCCAGGTGAGGCGTGCAGGTGCTGACAGCCTTCTGCCTCGTCCGCTTGGACCCAGAAAAACAGACGGCGAGAATCTTCATGTAGGTGAAGAAGATGAAAACCAGAGGACAACCCAGGGTGGTGAAACTGATAAACAGTCCATACATGTTGATGATGCTGGTGTCAGAGCAGGCCAGCTTCACAACAGAATAGTTATCACAGTAGACTTTGTAGATGATGTTTCCACACAGCTGCAGGGAGGAGCTCAGAGAAATCATCACAGTACATATGAGAACACCGTACACCCAGGTCAGAGCGATCAGAGCGGCGATCTTCTTAGAGCTCATACGTGTGCTGTACTGTAATGGATAACAGATGGCGAGGTATCTGTCATAAGACATCACGGCTAGGTTTACATACTCCACAGCCAGGTAACAGTGCAGCACATAAATCTGAATGTAGCTGAAGAAGGTGGAGACCGTGTGGACGTCAGAGAGGATCTGAACCAGGATCAGCgggaacacagacacactgccgTACAGCTCATTGACAAACAGGCTGCACAGGAACATGTACATGGGCTCATGTAAGctcctgttcacacagatcacCACGATCAGCAGCACGTTGGCAGCCACGATCACAGCGTACAGAGCCAGGACCACCATGAAGCACACATATCTAAACAGGCCCACGTCAAAGTAAGCAGCAAGTCTGAAATATGAAAACTGAGTGGaattcatcatcctcatcaaaGCTTCCTGTGGTCAATATCAACATCAGCACATaatggtaacacacacagccctctAAAACATGTGCAGCACTGAATCAGTTAGACCCAGTATCACCAGAAATAAATCATGATGAACAGagtcccagcatgcacctgcTGTCCTGCTGTGCTCATGCTGTCCTCCTGACTGAGCTCGCATCCAACCGTCTGCATCTTTTAAACTCTTCAGCtgtctgaggtcacagccaGAGCATCAGAGCTCATTACCAAACATCCCACAGGTTAGGGCCACCAGGTAATAAGGCTTTTAGTTTTTATTCGATATTCGATCATGACAAGTACAAAGGAACTTTGAACCCTTATGGACCTTGACTGGGGATGTTGGAAAGTGGAAGGTGTACTTTGAGgctctcctcaatcccaccaacacgccttccatcaTGGAAGCTGAGGCCGAGGACTCAGTGGTCGACTTATCACCTGGGCTGAAGTTGCAGAGGTAGTTGAAAAGCTCCCCGGCAGCAAGGCactgggggtggatgagattcgcacTGGGTACCTTacgtctctggatgttgtggggctgtcttggttgacacacCTCTGCATGCCGCATGGCAACTGGCGGCAGTGCctctggactggcagaccgggttGGTGGTCTCTCTTttcaaaaagggggaccggagggcatgctccaactacagggggatcatacacctcagcctccctgggaaagtcaataccagggtactggagagatagtcgaacctcggattcaggaggagcaatgtggttttcgtccttgctgcggaacgctggacctgctctataccctccgcagggtgctggagggttcatgggagttcgcccaaccagtccacatgtgttttgtggatttggagaaggcgttcgaccgtgtccctcgcggcatttTGTGGggggtgctctgggagtatggggtctgTGGTCCTTTGCTAAGGGCCAtcaggtccctgtatgaccagAGCAGGAGTTCGCAGGGctggcagtaagtcagacctagGCACAGCGAGGGGCCGGAGGGGGTCTGGTTTGGGAACCACAGGATGATGTTATCCTGTTGGCTTCATATTGTTGGCTTATACAGACCCTTTCCAAAAAATTAGAATATGAAGGAAGAGTTAATTAATTTCTATAATTCTATTCAAAAAGGTAAACTTTCATAGATTATAGATTCAGGCCCACATTTTAAACGATTTcaagtatttgtttatttttacataatttggGCTCCCAGCTCATCAAACCCACGAAAACAGGAATTCAAAAAATTAGAATACTGTGAAGAAATCAGCCCAAATTATGCAGGCCATGAATGTTTTAAACTGAAAGTCACACACTAATCATCTACTAGACTCGACACAGGTTTCCCCAGTTGTCTTTAAATTGCTTCAGTTTGGTTCAATATGGGGAAGACTGCAGACTTGACAAGAGGCCAAAAGCCATAGGATGGTAAGCCAGAAAAGTTTATAGCTATGGAGGCTCGCTGTTCACAAAGTGCCGTGTCCATGCATATCAATGGAAAGTCTACTGGAAGGGCAAAATGTGGCAGCAGAAAATGCACCAGCACAAGAGATGACCGTGGGCTTTAGTGGATTATCAAACAGGATTCTCTCAGAGATCTGGCAGAGATCCAGAAAGAGTGGAATGAGGCAGGAGTCACAGCTTCAAAAACCACCACATTCAGATGCATCCAGGAGAAGGGTTACAACTGTCGGGTTCATAAGAAGCATCTCAACTGGGCCAAAGAGAAGAAAGACtggactgtgccagtggtcccAGGTCCTCTTTTCCGATGAAAGTAAAgtgtgcctttcatttgggaatcaAAGTCCAAGGGTTTGGAGGAAGACGGGTGGGGAACAGAACCCAAGCTGCTTAGGGTCAAGTGTGAAATATCCACAGTCAGTCATGATTTGGGGTGCAATGTCCGGTGCAGGTGTTAGTAAACTCTGCTTTCTCAAATCCAGGGTCACCGCAAAAGTCTACCAGCATGTTTTGGAGGACTTCATGATTCCTTCTGCTGAGGATCTGTATGGAGATGCAGATGTCATCTTCCAGCACGACCTGGCCCCTGCCCATACTGCCAGGAGCACCAAAACCTGGTTTAATGCCCATGCCATCACACTGCTTGACTGGCCATCCAACTCGCAAAGACCTAAACCCCATTGAAAATCTCTAGGGTATTCCCAAGAGGAAAATGAGGGACACCAGAcccaaaaacaaagaagagctGACAGCAAACATCAATGACATATGGGCTTCCATAACGCCCACGCAATGCCACAAGCTGAGTGTCTCAATGCCACGGCGCATCAAGGCAGTGATTAAGGAAAAGGGCTTCCTAACCAAGTATTGACATATCACTTAGACAGTACCATATTGTGATTTATTAGATGTGATcctaatttctttcttttttttctgcaaaaacTGAGAAGTAGATGGTGATTTCTTTATAGTATTCTAATTTTTTGAATTCCTGTTTTCATGGATTTTATGAGCTGGGAgcccccaaaaaaaaaataaacaaataaatacttgaaattgtttaaaatgtgggcTCTCAATCCATAATCTATGAAATTTTAACTTTTCTAATGGGAATGTGGAAATTAATGAACTTTTCCTTGATGTTCTAATTTTTTTGGAAAGGATCTGTATATGAGCCACTAAACTGTGTGTCAGAAAACGACTGTGAGTCCTGAATGGTTAAAGTCGCACTGCTATCAAAACCCTGGAATCAAAGCAGGACGTCTGGACTGACTGATGTTCAGTGTTCACTTAAAGTTCAATGTAGCTGCCATGAAAACTGATCAATGGTCCAATATTTATGAGATGGCACTTTGACACCACACATGGGGTCAGCACATACTCAAGGAACAGATACACAGAGTAGTACTCATACTGCTCATGTTGTAATGTATGGTCATGTTGATTGATGTTCTTTACCCCAGGCCCTGGTTACTAACTGTGGCCACCAGGGGGAGCCTGAAGACGAGTGCTGCCACGCTGAGGGTCCCTTGATGGagaagtgtttgttttgctcGCTGTAGCTCTCTGAGAGTCCAGTTACCTGAACCACCCGGGAGGTGGTGTAACATCACACACATCCTGGGCTGTTGTAAAGTAAGCTTCCACAAACATCCATGATGACTGTGGGTTttattcaacacacacattctgcagtGTTTTAGTACAAACTACACATCagcaaaaaacaaacttttacaCAGAATACGGATCTTTGACAGATTCAGGCCGTACACTAAAGGGTTAAAGAGGGGCTGTGCTGTGAGCCAGTACAGTGAAGCAAATATCCGTAACATGATGGGTAAGGAGCTCATATTAAACCTGCTCTGTATTAACTCAAAACTGGCTCCAAAGGAAAAATTCAGGACTGAGGCCAGGTGAGGCGTGCAGGTGCTGACAGCCTTCTGCCTCATCCGCTTGGACCCAGAAAAACAGACGGCGAGAATCTTCATGTAGGTGAAGAAGATGAAAACCAGAGGACAACCCAGGGTGGTGAAACTGATAAACAGTCCATACATGTTGATGATGCTGGTGTCAGAGCAGGCCAGCTTCACAACAGAATAGTTATCACAGTAGACTTTGTAGATGATGTTTCCACACAGCTGCAGGGAGGAGCTCAGAGAAATCATCACAGCACATATGAGAACACCGTACACCCAGGTCAGAGCGATCAGAGCGGCGATCTTCTTAGAGCTCATACGTGTGCTGTACTGTAATGGATAACAGATGGCGAGGTATCTGTCATAAGACATCACGGCTAGGTTTACATACTCCACAGTCCCATAA
Protein-coding sequences here:
- the LOC114445286 gene encoding olfactory receptor 11A1-like, translating into MRMMNSTQFSYFRLAAYFDVGLFRYVCFMVVLALYAVIVAANVLLIVVICVNRSLHEPMYMFLCSLFVNELYGSVSVFPLILVQILSDVHTVSTFFSYIQIYVLHCYLAVEYVNLAVMSYDRYLAICYPLQYSTRMSSKKIAALIALTWVYGVLICTVMISLSSSLQLCGNIIYKVYCDNYSVVKLACSDTSIINMYGLFISFTTLGCPLVFIFFTYMKILAVCFSGSKRTRQKAVSTCTPHLASVLNFSFGASFELIQSRFNMSSLPIMLRIFASLYWLTAQPLFNPLVYGLNLSKIRILCKSLFFADV
- the LOC114445288 gene encoding olfactory receptor 11A1-like, yielding MRMMNSTQFSYFRLAAYFDVGLFRYVCFMVVLALYAVIVAANVLLIVVICVNRSLHEPMYMFLCSLFVNELYGSVSVFPLILVQILSDVHTVSTFFSYIQIYVLHCYGTVEYVNLAVMSYDRYLAICYPLQYSTRMSSKKIAALIALTWVYGVLICAVMISLSSSLQLCGNIIYKVYCDNYSVVKLACSDTSIINMYGLFISFTTLGCPLVFIFFTYMKILAVCFSGSKRMRQKAVSTCTPHLASVLNFSFGASFELIQSRFNMSSLPIMLRIFASLYWLTAQPLFNPLVYGLNLSKIRILCKSLFFADV